Proteins from one Streptomyces sp. NBC_00289 genomic window:
- a CDS encoding DUF4229 domain-containing protein, whose protein sequence is MFRYTLMRLGIFAGCLVVVWGLVYSGIAPRGLGDANYMWVVLLALVISAPISFVALRKERDRASVQVVRKVDRIKANLEANRSQEDGADDSARAQGQTS, encoded by the coding sequence ATGTTCCGCTACACACTGATGCGCCTCGGTATCTTCGCGGGCTGCCTCGTGGTCGTCTGGGGCCTCGTCTACTCCGGCATCGCCCCGCGCGGCCTCGGCGACGCCAACTACATGTGGGTCGTCCTGCTCGCGCTGGTCATCTCCGCCCCGATCAGCTTCGTCGCACTGCGCAAGGAGCGGGACCGGGCGTCCGTACAGGTCGTGCGCAAGGTGGACCGCATCAAGGCCAACCTGGAAGCGAACCGCAGCCAGGAGGACGGCGCCGACGACTCGGCCCGCGCGCAGGGCCAGACCTCGTAG
- a CDS encoding N-acetyltransferase family protein — MSLTFTLDPAVTPALRDGVLDLWTDVSNAGGAVGFVPPVTREAVRPELVRHLAGMAEGRTRLLTGLDEDGSVAATAFFGLNTHRLMTHWVWLYTVMVHPRHQGKGYGRDLLAAAADAARRLEGVEAIRLTCRGGLGLEHFYGSCGYKEVGRVPGAIRVAPDDDRDDITMLQPLT, encoded by the coding sequence GTGTCCCTTACTTTCACTCTCGACCCCGCCGTCACCCCCGCCCTGCGTGACGGCGTCCTCGACCTGTGGACGGACGTCTCCAACGCGGGCGGCGCCGTCGGCTTCGTACCGCCGGTGACGCGCGAGGCCGTCCGGCCGGAGCTGGTCAGACACCTCGCGGGCATGGCCGAGGGACGCACCCGGCTGCTGACCGGCCTCGACGAGGACGGCTCGGTGGCAGCGACCGCCTTCTTCGGCCTCAACACCCACCGGCTGATGACCCACTGGGTGTGGCTGTACACGGTGATGGTCCACCCGCGCCACCAGGGCAAGGGATACGGCCGGGACCTGCTGGCCGCCGCCGCGGACGCGGCCCGCCGCCTCGAGGGCGTCGAGGCGATACGGCTCACCTGCCGGGGCGGCCTCGGCCTGGAGCACTTCTACGGCTCCTGCGGCTACAAGGAGGTCGGCCGGGTCCCCGGCGCGATCCGGGTCGCGCCGGACGACGACCGGGACGACATCACGATGCTCCAGCCGCTGACCTGA
- a CDS encoding MaoC family dehydratase, producing the protein MRTTLTGSPALGPLLARGALLSPFKRPRPDADFPRTRLHLPGVRVDLTRLAAYERVCGFATGDDSLPLTYPHVLGFPPAMRLMSGRDFPLPLLGLVHTSIEITRSTVLKTTGEYELVVYVDGLAPHRRGTEAAVVTEVRTAGKVVWESRSTYLARHRTDGRTARTPADGPGQLPAHPARPPAAGGTPLAAVDPSTAVTEPAPPAAVPLSLVPEPLPVRADWRLGADVGRRYGAVSDDRNPIHLHPLTARLFGFPRPIAHGMWTVARCLAAHGTPPAVRMRAEFRAPVPLPGTVAYAAEGGRFELRGADRVHLTGEVYPLTS; encoded by the coding sequence ATGCGCACGACGCTGACCGGTTCCCCGGCGCTCGGCCCCCTGCTCGCACGCGGCGCGCTCCTGTCGCCCTTCAAGCGGCCCCGCCCCGACGCCGACTTCCCGCGCACCCGGCTCCATCTGCCCGGTGTGCGCGTGGACCTGACGCGGCTGGCCGCCTACGAGCGGGTGTGCGGCTTCGCGACCGGCGACGACTCGCTGCCGCTGACGTATCCGCATGTGCTGGGCTTCCCGCCGGCGATGCGGCTGATGAGCGGACGCGACTTCCCGCTGCCGCTGCTCGGGCTCGTCCACACGTCGATCGAGATCACCCGGAGCACGGTCCTGAAGACCACCGGGGAGTACGAACTCGTGGTGTACGTCGACGGGTTGGCGCCGCATCGGCGGGGCACGGAGGCCGCCGTGGTCACCGAGGTGCGGACGGCCGGGAAGGTCGTGTGGGAGTCCAGGAGCACCTATCTGGCCCGGCACCGCACCGACGGCCGTACCGCGCGGACGCCCGCGGACGGACCCGGACAGCTGCCCGCCCACCCCGCACGTCCGCCCGCCGCCGGCGGAACACCGCTCGCGGCCGTCGATCCGTCGACCGCCGTCACCGAACCGGCGCCCCCGGCCGCCGTACCGCTGTCCCTCGTCCCCGAACCGCTGCCCGTCCGCGCCGACTGGCGGCTCGGCGCGGATGTCGGTCGGCGTTATGGTGCCGTCTCCGACGACCGCAACCCCATCCACCTGCACCCGCTCACCGCCCGTCTGTTCGGCTTCCCCCGGCCCATCGCGCACGGCATGTGGACCGTGGCCCGCTGCCTGGCCGCGCACGGCACACCACCGGCGGTGCGGATGCGGGCGGAGTTCCGGGCGCCGGTGCCGCTGCCGGGAACGGTGGCGTACGCGGCGGAGGGCGGGCGGTTCGAGCTGCGGGGCGCCGACCGTGTGCACCTGACCGGCGAGGTCTACCCGCTCACCTCGTGA
- a CDS encoding UdgX family uracil-DNA binding protein (This protein belongs to the uracil DNA glycosylase superfamily, members of which act in excision repair of DNA. However, it belongs more specifically to UdgX branch, whose founding member was found to bind uracil in DNA (where it does not belong), without cleaving it, appears to promote DNA repair by a pathway involving RecA, rather than base excision.) has product MSSSRTTATAPEDAYTAEPFVPGRGGLPALRRAAAECRGCPLHRDATQTVFGAGSADARVMLVGEQPGDQEDLRGEPFVGPAGKLLDRALAEAGIDPGEAYVTNAVKHFKVTRAEPRKRRIHKAPSLREMTACGPWLAAELAVVEPELIVVLGATAGKALLGSSFRVTEVRGQVLEEEIHGRPERLVPTVHPSSVLRADDRESAYRGLVADLEVAARILS; this is encoded by the coding sequence GTGAGCAGCTCCCGTACGACCGCCACCGCGCCCGAGGACGCGTACACCGCCGAACCCTTCGTGCCGGGCCGCGGCGGCCTGCCCGCACTGCGCCGGGCCGCCGCGGAGTGCCGGGGCTGTCCGCTGCACCGGGACGCCACCCAGACCGTGTTCGGCGCCGGTTCGGCGGACGCCCGGGTGATGCTCGTCGGCGAGCAGCCCGGCGACCAGGAGGACCTGCGGGGCGAGCCGTTCGTGGGTCCCGCCGGAAAGCTGCTGGACCGGGCGCTGGCCGAGGCGGGCATCGACCCCGGCGAGGCGTACGTCACCAACGCGGTCAAGCACTTCAAGGTCACCCGGGCCGAGCCCCGCAAGCGCCGGATCCACAAGGCGCCCAGCCTGCGCGAGATGACCGCCTGCGGGCCCTGGCTGGCGGCCGAACTGGCGGTCGTGGAGCCCGAGCTGATCGTGGTGCTCGGCGCGACGGCCGGGAAGGCGCTGCTCGGGTCCTCGTTCCGGGTGACCGAGGTGCGCGGCCAGGTCCTGGAGGAGGAGATCCACGGGCGGCCGGAGCGGCTGGTGCCGACCGTGCACCCGTCGTCGGTTCTGCGGGCCGACGACCGCGAGAGTGCCTACCGGGGGCTGGTCGCCGACCTGGAAGTAGCGGCACGCATCCTGTCGTAA
- a CDS encoding TetR/AcrR family transcriptional regulator: MGAVKTKRMPRAVREQQMLDAAVRTFGQRGYMAASMDEIAELAGVSKPLVYLYLNSKEDLFTACIRREASALTEAVRAGVRTEEPADRQLWDGLRAFFTHAAQNPDAWSVLHLQARTHGEPFAAEVAAMREEIVAFVTRLIAVAAREAHRDPDLPEAEVAGLAEALVGAAESLAAWANATPGVSARQTAATLMNFAWAGLGNLMEGRPWSPPGHAHEVSG; this comes from the coding sequence ATGGGTGCCGTGAAGACCAAACGGATGCCGCGGGCCGTCCGTGAGCAGCAGATGCTCGATGCCGCCGTGCGGACGTTCGGGCAGCGCGGGTACATGGCCGCCTCGATGGACGAGATCGCCGAACTGGCGGGTGTGTCCAAGCCGCTGGTCTACCTGTACCTGAACTCGAAGGAAGACCTCTTCACGGCCTGCATCCGCCGCGAGGCGAGTGCCCTCACCGAGGCCGTCCGGGCCGGCGTCCGCACCGAGGAGCCCGCCGACCGGCAGCTCTGGGACGGACTGCGGGCGTTCTTCACCCACGCCGCGCAGAACCCGGACGCCTGGTCGGTGCTGCACCTCCAGGCCCGCACCCACGGCGAGCCGTTCGCCGCCGAGGTCGCCGCGATGCGCGAGGAGATCGTCGCGTTCGTGACGCGGCTGATCGCCGTCGCGGCACGGGAGGCGCACCGGGACCCCGACCTGCCCGAGGCCGAGGTCGCCGGCCTCGCCGAGGCCCTGGTCGGCGCCGCCGAGTCGCTGGCCGCCTGGGCCAACGCCACCCCCGGCGTCTCCGCCCGGCAGACCGCGGCGACCCTGATGAACTTCGCGTGGGCGGGACTGGGCAACCTGATGGAGGGGCGACCCTGGTCACCGCCGGGACACGCTCACGAGGTGAGCGGGTAG
- a CDS encoding long-chain fatty acid--CoA ligase, translating into MSTPLPSFAASAAYDDAPGPVLVEPETRRLDGAVREAYVPPFAPPVTHGSLADLPFDNAAAVPDSVVLSRRTQDGTWTDVTATQFADQVLAVAKGLIAEGLMPGDRLAIMARTTYEWTLLDFAAWAAGLVTVPVYPTSSVFQVRWILQDSGAVALATETAAQAAALGPELDRLPDLRHMWIMEKDHVERLAELGRAVPDQEVAVRRGMLGPDTLATLIYTSGTTGRPKGCVLTHSNFFAEVDNAVELLYPIFKSRSGDEESVLLFLPMSHVFGRMVAIACIRARVRLGHAPSLKAEHLLPDLASFRPTCLLAIPYMLEKVFNTARAKAESGGRLSSFDRAASVARRYGEALEAKQTGTGKGPSRALRTARACYDPLVYRRIRNAMGGRVRHAICGGSPLGRRLAAFYAGAGIEVYEGYGLTETTGAATVTPPLKPRLGTVGWPLPGTRIRIAADGEILIAGEHVLRGYWDPAAGGVTPAAPDGWLATGDIGSLDDDGYLTITGRKKEMLITAGGKSVAPAPLENWLRSHPLISQCIVLGDTRPYVSALITLDPDGITHWRQMNGKHPVPAELLVDDQELREILQRAVDEANKLVSRPESIRRFALLPVDFTEEAGHLTPSMKLRREFVLRDFEQEVEALYAK; encoded by the coding sequence GTGTCCACCCCGCTTCCCTCCTTCGCCGCCTCGGCCGCCTACGACGACGCTCCCGGCCCCGTGCTGGTGGAGCCTGAGACCCGGCGGCTGGACGGAGCCGTCCGCGAGGCGTACGTGCCGCCCTTCGCCCCACCGGTGACCCACGGCTCGCTCGCGGACCTGCCCTTCGACAACGCGGCCGCGGTACCCGACTCCGTCGTCCTCAGCCGCAGGACCCAGGACGGCACCTGGACGGACGTGACGGCCACTCAGTTCGCCGACCAGGTCCTCGCGGTGGCGAAGGGACTGATCGCCGAGGGGCTGATGCCCGGCGACCGGCTCGCCATCATGGCCCGCACGACGTACGAGTGGACGCTGCTCGACTTCGCCGCCTGGGCGGCCGGCCTGGTCACGGTCCCCGTCTACCCCACCTCCTCCGTCTTCCAGGTCCGCTGGATCCTGCAGGACTCCGGAGCGGTGGCCCTCGCCACGGAGACCGCCGCCCAGGCGGCGGCCCTCGGCCCGGAGCTCGACCGCCTCCCCGACCTGCGGCACATGTGGATCATGGAGAAGGACCACGTGGAACGGCTGGCGGAACTCGGCCGGGCCGTCCCCGACCAGGAAGTCGCCGTACGCCGCGGAATGCTCGGGCCCGACACCCTCGCCACCCTCATCTACACCTCCGGCACCACGGGCCGCCCCAAGGGCTGCGTGCTCACCCACAGCAACTTCTTCGCCGAGGTCGACAACGCCGTCGAACTCCTCTACCCGATCTTCAAGTCCAGGTCGGGCGACGAGGAGTCGGTCCTGCTCTTCCTGCCGATGTCCCACGTCTTCGGCCGCATGGTCGCCATCGCCTGCATCCGCGCCCGGGTGCGGCTCGGCCACGCCCCGAGCCTGAAGGCCGAGCACCTCCTGCCCGACCTCGCGAGCTTCCGCCCGACCTGCCTGCTGGCCATCCCGTACATGCTGGAGAAGGTCTTCAACACCGCCCGCGCCAAGGCCGAGTCGGGCGGCCGGCTGTCCTCGTTCGACCGCGCCGCGTCCGTCGCGAGACGCTACGGCGAGGCACTGGAGGCCAAACAGACGGGCACCGGCAAGGGCCCCTCCCGGGCCCTGCGCACCGCCCGCGCCTGCTACGACCCGCTGGTCTACCGCCGTATCCGCAACGCGATGGGCGGCCGCGTGCGGCACGCCATCTGCGGCGGCTCACCGCTGGGCCGCCGCCTGGCCGCCTTCTACGCCGGCGCGGGCATCGAGGTCTACGAGGGCTACGGCCTGACGGAGACGACCGGCGCGGCCACGGTGACGCCCCCGCTCAAACCCCGACTGGGCACGGTGGGCTGGCCGTTGCCCGGCACCCGGATCCGGATAGCGGCGGACGGCGAGATCCTGATCGCCGGCGAACACGTGCTGCGCGGCTACTGGGACCCGGCGGCGGGCGGAGTGACCCCCGCCGCACCCGACGGCTGGCTCGCCACGGGGGACATCGGCAGCCTGGACGACGACGGGTACCTGACCATCACCGGCCGCAAGAAGGAGATGCTGATCACGGCGGGCGGCAAGAGCGTGGCACCGGCCCCGCTGGAGAACTGGCTCCGCTCCCACCCGCTGATCAGCCAGTGCATCGTGCTGGGCGACACCCGCCCCTACGTGTCGGCCCTGATCACCCTCGACCCGGACGGCATCACCCACTGGCGCCAGATGAACGGCAAGCACCCGGTGCCGGCCGAACTCCTCGTGGACGACCAGGAGTTGCGCGAGATCCTGCAACGCGCGGTGGACGAGGCCAACAAGCTGGTCTCCCGCCCCGAGTCCATCCGCCGCTTCGCGCTCCTGCCGGTCGACTTCACCGAGGAGGCCGGACACCTCACCCCGTCGATGAAGCTGCGACGGGAGTTCGTCCTGCGGGACTTCGAGCAGGAGGTCGAGGCCCTGTACGCGAAGTGA
- a CDS encoding 3-oxoacyl-ACP reductase: MADRYLRLTTTAPGRLLTRRLGLPQPTELRRWSARQPELPGEPLHLTAGTSDLDLTRTGLTFAGTSDRPAAVVLDATGVRDVETLAEVHAALHPVVRSVAASGRVLVLGAPLDPADHHQAAAQQALEGFTRSLGKEIGRGRTVNLVRLTDAAAAGSTLRFLLSPKSAYVSGQVIEVGPGEPALPADRDLPLAGRTALVTGAARGIGEAVAETLARDGARVVVLDTPAAGQETARVAERLGGSALTLDITAADAGERIAAALPDGLDVLVHNAGVTRDRRLVNMPADRWSSVLEVNLASVLRTTDALLGSGTLRPGGRIVATASIAGLAGNAGQTNYGASKAGVVGLVRSLAPRALARHGVTVNAVAPGFIETRMTAAVPLLIREAGRRMNSLAQGGLPADVAETTAWLAHPASGAVNGQVVRVCGQSLLGA, encoded by the coding sequence ATGGCCGACCGCTATCTGCGCCTCACCACCACCGCGCCCGGCCGCCTCCTCACCCGCCGGCTCGGCCTGCCCCAACCCACCGAACTCCGGCGCTGGAGCGCCCGGCAGCCCGAGTTGCCCGGCGAACCGCTCCACCTCACCGCCGGCACGTCGGACCTCGACCTCACCCGCACCGGGCTCACGTTCGCCGGCACCTCGGACCGGCCCGCCGCCGTCGTCCTCGACGCCACCGGCGTACGGGACGTCGAGACGCTCGCCGAGGTGCACGCGGCCCTGCACCCGGTCGTCCGGTCGGTCGCCGCCAGCGGCCGGGTGCTCGTGCTGGGGGCTCCCCTCGACCCCGCCGACCACCACCAGGCCGCCGCCCAGCAGGCGTTGGAGGGATTCACCCGCTCGCTCGGCAAGGAGATCGGCCGGGGCAGGACCGTGAACCTGGTCCGGCTCACCGACGCGGCCGCCGCCGGATCGACCCTCCGCTTCCTGCTCTCCCCCAAGTCCGCCTACGTCAGCGGCCAGGTGATCGAGGTCGGCCCGGGCGAACCTGCGCTTCCGGCCGACCGGGACCTCCCGCTCGCCGGGCGCACCGCCCTGGTCACCGGCGCCGCGCGCGGTATCGGTGAGGCCGTCGCCGAGACGCTGGCCAGGGACGGCGCCCGGGTCGTCGTACTCGACACACCGGCGGCCGGGCAGGAGACGGCCAGGGTCGCCGAACGGCTCGGCGGCAGCGCCCTCACGCTGGACATCACGGCCGCCGACGCGGGTGAGCGGATCGCGGCCGCGCTGCCCGACGGCCTGGACGTCCTGGTCCACAACGCGGGCGTCACCCGTGACCGGCGGCTCGTCAACATGCCCGCCGACAGATGGAGTTCGGTGCTGGAGGTGAACCTGGCGAGCGTGCTGCGCACCACCGACGCACTGCTCGGGAGCGGCACCCTGCGGCCCGGCGGGCGGATCGTGGCGACCGCGTCCATCGCCGGCCTCGCGGGCAACGCCGGCCAGACCAACTACGGGGCGAGCAAGGCGGGGGTGGTCGGGCTGGTCCGTTCCCTCGCGCCGCGCGCCCTCGCCCGGCACGGGGTGACGGTCAACGCGGTCGCGCCCGGCTTCATCGAGACGAGGATGACGGCCGCAGTCCCGCTCCTCATCCGGGAGGCGGGCCGCCGGATGAACTCCCTGGCCCAGGGCGGCCTGCCCGCCGACGTCGCCGAGACCACCGCCTGGCTCGCCCACCCGGCCTCCGGCGCGGTCAACGGCCAGGTCGTCCGGGTCTGCGGCCAGAGCCTGCTGGGGGCGTGA